The Xenopus laevis strain J_2021 chromosome 7S, Xenopus_laevis_v10.1, whole genome shotgun sequence genome includes a window with the following:
- the sfxn2.S gene encoding sideroflexin 2 S homeolog isoform X2, with product MEMEITKFNIDAPRWDQSTFVGRLKHFFNITDPRTALVSEQELDSAKQLVDSCRAGSVPPGTSTEQLHYAKKLYDSAFHPDTGDKMNLIGRMSFQVPGGMAITGCMLQFYRTVPAVVFWQWVNQSFNALVNYTNRNAASPITLTQIGVAYVTATSTALATAVGLNLYTKKAPPLVARWVPFAAVAAANCVNIPMMRQQEIINGIAVTDENDNKLGHSKKAAIKGISQVVISRIAMATPGMILLPILMERLESFAFMKKIRFLHAPLQVMLAGGFLLFMVPVACSLFPQRCSMSVSSLEPELRESIVNQYGDNIRYVYFNKGL from the exons ATGGAAATGGAGATCACTAAATTCAACATTGATGCTCCTCGATGGGACCAAAGTACATTTGTGGGGAGGTTGAAGCACTTCTTTAACATTACAGATCCCAGGACAGCTCTTGTCTCAGAACAGGAATTGGATAGCGCAAAACAGCTTGTGGATTCGTGCAG AGCAGGTTCTGTGCCACCAGGAACAAGTACAGAACAACTGCATTATGCCAAGAAGCTTTATGACTCTGCTTTTCATCCAGACACCGGGGACAAAATGAATTTAATTGGAAGAATGTCTTTCCAAGTCCCTGGCGGAATGGCCATCACAGGGTGCATGCTTCAGTTTTACAG AACTGTGCCGGCGGTGGTATTTTGGCAGTGGGTTAACCAGTCATTCAATGCTTTGGTGAACTATACAAACAGAAATGCAGCGTCTCCAATCACGCTCAC TCAGATTGGCGTGGCTTATGTGACTGCCACAAGTACAGCATTGGCTACAGCTGTAGGACTGAACTTGTACACTAAG AAAGCTCCTCCTTTGGTAGCACGATGGGTTCCCTTCGCTGCAGTGGCGGCTGCCAATTGTGTCAACATTCCTATGATGAGACAGCA GGAGATTATTAACGGCATCGCAGTAACTGATGAAAACGATAATAAACTGGGACACTCTAAG AAAGCTGCTATCAAGGGAATCAGCCAAGTTGTAATCTCCAGAATAGCCATGGCCACTCCTGGGATGA TTCTCTTACCAATTTTGATGGAAAGGCTGGAGTCTTTTGCCTTTATGAAA AAAATACGGTTTCTTCATGCTCCTCTGCAAGTCATGCTGGCCGGTGGTTT CTTGCTCTTTATGGTTCCTGTTGCCTGCTCCTTGTTCCCACAGAGATG CTCCATGTCTGTAAGCAGCCTTGAGCCAGAACTAAGAGAGTCCATAGTGAACCAATATGGAGACAACATTCGCTATGTTTACTTTAACAAGGGACTGTAA
- the sfxn2.S gene encoding sideroflexin 2 S homeolog (The RefSeq protein has 3 substitutions compared to this genomic sequence) — translation MEMEITKFNIDAPRWDQSTFVGRLKHFFNITDPRTALVSEQELDSAKQLVDSCRAGSVPPGTSTEQLHYAKKLYDSAFHPDTGDKMNLIGRMSFQVPGGMAITGCMLQFYRTVPAVVFWQWVNQSFNALVNYTNRNAASPITLTQIGVAYVTATSTALATAVGLNLYTKKAPPLVARWVPFAAVAAANCVNIPMMRQQEILNGIAVTDENDNKLGHSKKAAIKGISQVVISRIAMAAPGMILLPILMQRLESFAFMKKIRFLHAPLQVMLAGGFLLFMVPVACSLFPQRCSMSVSSLEPELRESIVNQYGDNIRYVYFNKGL, via the exons ATGGAAATGGAGATCACTAAATTCAACATTGATGCTCCTCGATGGGACCAAAGTACATTTGTGGGGAGGTTGAAGCACTTCTTTAACATTACAGATCCCAGGACAGCTCTTGTCTCAGAACAGGAATTGGATAGCGCAAAACAGCTTGTGGATTCGTGCAG AGCAGGTTCTGTGCCACCAGGAACAAGTACAGAACAACTGCATTATGCCAAGAAGCTTTATGACTCTGCTTTTCATCCAGACACCGGGGACAAAATGAATTTAATTGGAAGAATGTCTTTCCAAGTCCCTGGCGGAATGGCCATCACAGGGTGCATGCTTCAGTTTTACAG AACTGTGCCGGCGGTGGTATTTTGGCAGTGGGTTAACCAGTCATTCAATGCTTTGGTGAACTATACAAACAGAAATGCAGCGTCTCCAATCACGCTCAC TCAGATTGGCGTGGCTTATGTGACTGCCACAAGTACAGCATTGGCTACAGCTGTAGGACTGAACTTGTACACTAAG AAAGCTCCTCCTTTGGTAGCACGATGGGTTCCCTTCGCTGCAGTGGCGGCTGCCAATTGTGTCAACATTCCTATGATGAGACAGCA GGAGATTATTAACGGCATCGCAGTAACTGATGAAAACGATAATAAACTGGGACACTCTAAG AAAGCTGCTATCAAGGGAATCAGCCAAGTTGTAATCTCCAGAATAGCCATGGCCACTCCTGGGATGA TTCTCTTACCAATTTTGATGGAAAGGCTGGAGTCTTTTGCCTTTATGAAA AAAATACGGTTTCTTCATGCTCCTCTGCAAGTCATGCTGGCCGGTGGTTT CTTGCTCTTTATGGTTCCTGTTGCCTGCTCCTTGTTCCCACAGAGATG CTCCATGTCTGTAAGCAGCCTTGAGCCAGAACTAAGAGAGTCCATAGTGAACCAATATGGAGACAACATTCGCTATGTTTACTTTAACAAGGGACTGTAA
- the sfxn2.S gene encoding sideroflexin 2 S homeolog isoform X1 produces the protein MEMEITKFNIDAPRWDQSTFVGRLKHFFNITDPRTALVSEQELDSAKQLVDSCRAGSVPPGTSTEQLHYAKKLYDSAFHPDTGDKMNLIGRMSFQVPGGMAITGCMLQFYRTVPAVVFWQWVNQSFNALVNYTNRNAASPITLTQIGVAYVTATSTALATAVGLNLYTKKAPPLVARWVPFAAVAAANCVNIPMMRQQEIINGIAVTDENDNKLGHSKKAAIKGISQVVISRIAMATPGMILLPILMERLESFAFMKIYSWIPDHLDFWLPGSVTPFKSWKNVRRGRKYGFFMLLCKSCWPVVSCSLWFLLPAPCSHRDAPCL, from the exons ATGGAAATGGAGATCACTAAATTCAACATTGATGCTCCTCGATGGGACCAAAGTACATTTGTGGGGAGGTTGAAGCACTTCTTTAACATTACAGATCCCAGGACAGCTCTTGTCTCAGAACAGGAATTGGATAGCGCAAAACAGCTTGTGGATTCGTGCAG AGCAGGTTCTGTGCCACCAGGAACAAGTACAGAACAACTGCATTATGCCAAGAAGCTTTATGACTCTGCTTTTCATCCAGACACCGGGGACAAAATGAATTTAATTGGAAGAATGTCTTTCCAAGTCCCTGGCGGAATGGCCATCACAGGGTGCATGCTTCAGTTTTACAG AACTGTGCCGGCGGTGGTATTTTGGCAGTGGGTTAACCAGTCATTCAATGCTTTGGTGAACTATACAAACAGAAATGCAGCGTCTCCAATCACGCTCAC TCAGATTGGCGTGGCTTATGTGACTGCCACAAGTACAGCATTGGCTACAGCTGTAGGACTGAACTTGTACACTAAG AAAGCTCCTCCTTTGGTAGCACGATGGGTTCCCTTCGCTGCAGTGGCGGCTGCCAATTGTGTCAACATTCCTATGATGAGACAGCA GGAGATTATTAACGGCATCGCAGTAACTGATGAAAACGATAATAAACTGGGACACTCTAAG AAAGCTGCTATCAAGGGAATCAGCCAAGTTGTAATCTCCAGAATAGCCATGGCCACTCCTGGGATGA TTCTCTTACCAATTTTGATGGAAAGGCTGGAGTCTTTTGCCTTTATGAAA ATTTACAGCTGGATCCCTGACCATCTagatttttggctgccagggtcagtgaccccatttaaaagctggaaaaatgtCAGGAGAGGAAG AAAATACGGTTTCTTCATGCTCCTCTGCAAGTCATGCTGGCCGGTGGTTT CTTGCTCTTTATGGTTCCTGTTGCCTGCTCCTTGTTCCCACAGAGATG CTCCATGTCTGTAA